The following coding sequences lie in one Vibrio casei genomic window:
- a CDS encoding tetratricopeptide repeat protein produces MSTINNALSTLAEQQSPIDGKQGKLVRANVSPVKSSRFVWAIGGFTLSLGIGAWAVNSSPVPVQTSIVQSSTVGVAVQPSLVAAQSNTNKVINQSYATIYVDPKVVNEELTYDMQNTGKSVVVASPSSKKQLIQTNEVNVNPVPIQLVSTNNSQPKALSTQDKKASSASRAVMNESSMNVQQVELTRRQMADKSIDRASKALEINDFEAASTEYQDALRYVPTDEVTRRKLAALYYGNRQVRKSAELLESGIKLNKNSNDLRMSLATILIKEEQPEAALSALSYIPDNVSEKYLAMRAALSQQLKNNDWALQSYQMLTKRDPENARWWLGLGIQQERAAQSNEALESYNKALTMVGLSSQSQSFVRDRVALLKSLEQGVE; encoded by the coding sequence ATGAGTACGATTAATAATGCGCTATCAACGTTAGCAGAGCAGCAATCTCCGATAGATGGTAAGCAAGGGAAATTAGTCAGAGCGAATGTGTCGCCAGTCAAATCATCTCGTTTTGTATGGGCTATAGGTGGTTTTACTTTAAGTCTAGGGATTGGGGCTTGGGCGGTTAACAGTTCTCCAGTTCCTGTCCAAACATCAATTGTTCAATCATCAACTGTTGGTGTTGCTGTGCAACCTTCTTTAGTTGCTGCACAAAGCAATACTAATAAGGTGATTAATCAATCTTATGCGACGATTTATGTTGACCCTAAAGTTGTCAATGAAGAGCTAACTTACGACATGCAGAACACTGGAAAATCAGTTGTCGTTGCTTCCCCTTCCAGTAAAAAACAGCTAATTCAGACAAACGAAGTCAATGTAAATCCCGTACCTATCCAATTGGTTTCGACTAATAATAGTCAGCCTAAAGCATTATCGACACAAGATAAAAAGGCGTCGTCTGCAAGTCGTGCGGTCATGAATGAATCATCGATGAATGTACAGCAAGTTGAATTAACGCGTCGTCAAATGGCGGATAAGTCGATTGACCGAGCGAGCAAAGCATTGGAAATAAATGATTTTGAAGCGGCAAGTACAGAATACCAAGATGCTTTACGTTACGTGCCTACAGATGAAGTCACAAGACGTAAATTAGCCGCTTTATATTATGGTAATCGTCAAGTTCGTAAGTCGGCAGAATTACTAGAATCGGGTATTAAACTGAATAAAAATAGCAATGATCTTCGAATGTCACTTGCGACCATTTTAATCAAAGAAGAACAGCCAGAAGCGGCATTAAGCGCACTTAGCTATATACCCGATAATGTTTCAGAGAAGTACCTTGCTATGCGTGCGGCTTTATCGCAGCAACTTAAGAATAACGACTGGGCACTGCAGAGTTATCAAATGTTAACTAAACGAGATCCTGAAAATGCGCGTTGGTGGTTAGGGCTTGGCATTCAACAAGAGCGTGCAGCACAATCCAACGAAGCACTTGAGTCGTATAATAAAGCGCTCACCATGGTAGGGCTATCTTCGCAGTCTCAGTCTTTCGTACGTGATCGTGTTGCGTTATTGAAATCTCTTGAACAGGGAGTGGAAT
- the pilO gene encoding type 4a pilus biogenesis protein PilO codes for MDELKKQWTILSGKFSHLSEREKWLTTIAGWIAVIFLLFTFYFLLFSFVVEPAQIKNNAQKVQLSSLKGQAGELHGKIAEITHKLKQDPNKDIDKEYKLLRQTSQDLSLRLSKVVDSLVTPTAMATLLEKVLDQTHKLKLVSLVSMPSEPITLEESSENIGYYIHPVKIVLTGNYFDIEAYLSQLEQMPVKYYWRSFHYEVQDYPQAQLVLVVYTLGAKEEFIGG; via the coding sequence ATGGATGAGCTGAAGAAACAGTGGACGATATTGAGCGGGAAGTTTTCTCATTTATCTGAGAGAGAAAAATGGTTGACAACCATCGCTGGATGGATTGCGGTGATCTTTTTACTTTTTACTTTTTACTTTTTACTTTTTAGCTTTGTGGTTGAGCCGGCTCAGATAAAAAACAATGCACAGAAAGTTCAATTGTCCTCATTGAAAGGGCAGGCTGGTGAGTTGCATGGAAAAATTGCCGAGATTACGCATAAGCTGAAACAAGATCCGAATAAAGATATAGATAAAGAATACAAGCTATTACGGCAAACTAGTCAGGATTTATCTTTGCGTTTATCGAAAGTTGTCGATAGTTTGGTTACCCCTACAGCAATGGCGACATTACTCGAAAAGGTTCTTGATCAAACGCATAAGCTGAAATTGGTGTCCTTAGTTTCGATGCCAAGTGAACCGATTACTTTAGAAGAATCATCAGAAAACATTGGTTATTACATTCATCCTGTGAAAATTGTATTGACTGGTAATTATTTCGATATTGAAGCCTATTTATCTCAATTAGAACAAATGCCAGTGAAATATTATTGGCGTAGTTTTCATTATGAGGTGCAAGATTACCCACAAGCACAATTGGTGCTTGTGGTGTATACACTTGGTGCTAAAGAGGAGTTTATCGGTGGCTAA
- a CDS encoding ExeA family protein, with amino-acid sequence MVYQSYFGLSQAPFNLTPTTALFHGLEPHFEAIQTVLSAINMGEGIVKVTGEVGTGKTLVCRMLINHLKDSVHLVYLPNPILNGLELKQSVARELSLQSAIDSVNLVDAIHARLLEIHQNGQTVVALIDEAQALSDEAVETLRLFGNLETEHRKLLQMVILGQPELDERLSQHNLRQFRQRITFSAKLRPLTLDETVAYIDHRITQSGGAAAIFNLRLKKSIWKATQGIPRMINQVCHKSLLMAFMEQKQQIQTQHVFSALHDTFDVKKPKYKTPYLWGWS; translated from the coding sequence ATGGTTTATCAATCTTACTTTGGCTTGAGTCAGGCTCCTTTTAACCTGACTCCTACAACGGCACTTTTTCATGGCCTTGAACCTCATTTTGAGGCGATACAAACCGTGCTGAGTGCGATTAATATGGGCGAAGGGATTGTGAAAGTAACGGGTGAGGTCGGTACTGGAAAAACTCTAGTATGTCGTATGTTAATTAATCACTTAAAAGATAGCGTTCACTTAGTGTATCTACCTAATCCTATTTTAAATGGATTGGAGTTAAAGCAATCTGTTGCACGCGAATTGTCATTACAATCGGCTATCGACTCTGTGAATTTGGTTGATGCTATTCATGCTCGACTGCTTGAGATTCATCAAAACGGCCAGACGGTTGTAGCGTTAATCGACGAAGCTCAAGCTTTGAGTGATGAAGCGGTAGAAACATTGCGTTTATTTGGCAATTTAGAAACCGAGCATCGTAAATTATTACAAATGGTGATTCTAGGACAGCCGGAATTGGATGAGAGATTGTCTCAACATAATTTGAGGCAGTTTCGCCAAAGAATTACTTTTAGTGCAAAGTTAAGACCATTAACGTTAGATGAAACAGTTGCTTATATTGATCATCGTATAACGCAAAGTGGTGGTGCTGCTGCTATTTTTAATTTGCGATTAAAAAAATCAATATGGAAAGCGACACAAGGTATTCCACGAATGATCAACCAAGTGTGTCATAAATCGCTATTGATGGCCTTTATGGAGCAAAAACAGCAGATACAAACCCAGCATGTGTTTAGCGCATTGCATGATACGTTTGATGTTAAGAAGCCTAAATATAAGACCCCTTATTTATGGGGTTGGAGTTGA
- the mshL gene encoding pilus (MSHA type) biogenesis protein MshL, with the protein MRKIILSIMIASLMGCSMGHRDPVEIKRALNEAANDNSMSSVDDLPDSVQADLMPDVDGSKEGSHSSVKRFRIQAQAVNAKVFFASLVQGTDYSVIVHPDVAGQVTLNLSDVTLDEALDSVSDIYGYDILKTGKVIQVYPSGLRTETLAVDYLQFKRKGLSLTTITTGSVTSEYDNNNDNGSSNSSSSNGNDSGDSTSTETTATGGTRIETTNKSDFWPQLQKAVKSMIGDGSGRSVIVSPQAGVITVRAYPNELREIKAFLGISEKRLHRQVVLEAKIMEVTLSDGYQQGINWSNLSGSIGGTTITGGTSGGGIIPGLNTIGDLLGGGTNMVISDGNFSAVMSFMATQGDLNVLSSPRVTAANNQKAVIKVGEDQYYVTGVDGEVGSGDNANVAQNVELTPFFSGISLDVTPQIDDKGNVMLHVHPAVIDVTTDNRVIDLGDTGGVLTLPLAKSSIRESDSVVRAKDGDVVVIGGLMSSSSIDQTTKVPFLGDIPGVGHLFRNTNKLTRKTELVILLKPTVVGVNTWSQEVEKSRDLLQEWFPDSK; encoded by the coding sequence ATGCGCAAAATAATCTTAAGTATCATGATTGCCTCATTGATGGGCTGCTCTATGGGGCACCGAGATCCTGTTGAAATTAAGCGAGCTTTAAATGAAGCGGCTAACGATAATAGCATGAGCTCTGTTGATGATTTACCTGATTCCGTTCAAGCAGATTTAATGCCCGATGTGGATGGTTCAAAAGAAGGTAGTCATTCTTCTGTTAAGCGTTTTCGAATTCAAGCACAGGCCGTGAATGCTAAGGTATTTTTTGCAAGTTTGGTACAAGGCACAGATTATAGCGTGATTGTACATCCTGATGTTGCTGGACAAGTTACCTTAAACCTTTCGGATGTTACTTTAGATGAAGCACTTGATTCTGTTAGTGATATTTATGGTTATGACATTCTTAAAACAGGCAAAGTGATCCAAGTGTACCCGTCAGGTTTAAGAACGGAAACGCTAGCTGTTGATTATTTGCAATTTAAGCGTAAAGGCTTGTCATTAACGACCATAACAACAGGATCTGTGACATCTGAGTATGATAATAACAACGATAATGGTAGTTCTAATTCGAGTAGTTCGAATGGAAACGATAGTGGCGATAGTACATCAACAGAAACAACTGCGACAGGTGGGACACGCATAGAAACGACCAATAAAAGTGATTTCTGGCCTCAGTTGCAAAAAGCCGTTAAATCAATGATTGGGGATGGTAGTGGCCGAAGTGTGATTGTCTCTCCACAAGCTGGTGTTATTACGGTTCGCGCTTACCCTAATGAACTTCGTGAAATTAAAGCGTTTTTAGGAATTTCTGAAAAACGCTTACATCGTCAAGTTGTTCTTGAAGCCAAGATTATGGAAGTGACATTAAGTGATGGATATCAACAAGGTATCAATTGGTCGAATTTAAGTGGCTCTATTGGTGGAACGACAATTACAGGTGGGACTTCTGGTGGTGGGATCATCCCAGGCTTAAATACTATCGGTGATTTACTTGGTGGCGGTACGAACATGGTGATCAGTGATGGTAATTTTAGTGCCGTGATGAGTTTTATGGCGACACAAGGCGATTTAAATGTCTTGTCGAGTCCTCGTGTCACTGCGGCAAATAACCAAAAAGCAGTGATTAAGGTCGGTGAGGATCAATATTATGTCACCGGTGTGGATGGGGAGGTGGGCAGTGGCGACAACGCAAATGTGGCTCAAAATGTTGAACTCACCCCATTCTTCTCAGGAATATCATTAGATGTGACGCCTCAAATTGATGATAAAGGGAATGTGATGCTTCATGTTCACCCTGCGGTTATTGATGTGACAACGGATAACCGTGTTATTGATCTTGGTGATACCGGGGGGGTATTAACTTTACCATTAGCGAAAAGTTCTATTCGTGAATCTGATTCTGTTGTTCGAGCAAAAGATGGCGATGTCGTTGTTATTGGTGGCTTAATGAGTAGCAGCAGTATCGATCAAACCACGAAAGTACCCTTCTTAGGTGATATCCCTGGCGTAGGGCACTTATTCCGTAATACCAATAAGCTTACCAGGAAAACGGAACTGGTGATTTTATTAAAACCGACAGTTGTTGGTGTTAATACTTGGTCACAAGAAGTTGAAAAGTCTCGTGATTTATTACAGGAATGGTTCCCAGACTCTAAATAA
- a CDS encoding MSHA biogenesis protein MshI, whose amino-acid sequence MSMNSLIQRLTSKGPAKSALSIVILSDGIYLSKVDGESQIQAATFHELKESSWDFVLQAALDLEACNNVNATVTLGSHFYQSYQIEKPVIPKEEWPLALPFLLKDLITERAAEIVADGVEVPHSTKIQAYVVTKRLVEQIRDILDKNNIHLLHIFPEDQVWSHTRSDIPAYMLLHRSHNSEFKIGAFVEQRSVFQRTVRGIAPPVTAEYSNTIQLDGLALELQRSMDYLSSQLKQVQINKLFLCCDAEDENELKQALQERLNVSVEPLLQGAEAQKSGHVLAIESYQIGLQGVNLYPNHLQPKKEVFTLELVVSSWIIITAIMLSIYGFYSYKNNIASKQVAVEKKQVQLLSSQVTELQKKLDLHQPLPAKVAAVDRLKEDVKTKQDSLKVINSFDASLQVGYSGIMHGLSTIGRNDISLTHIQIDNDKMNVQGLAKSPAVVPNWVQNFKTEMNLVGRTFESLSIGRDENDVVMFSLRSRSGDK is encoded by the coding sequence ATGAGTATGAACTCATTAATACAAAGACTGACCTCTAAAGGTCCAGCTAAATCAGCACTTAGTATCGTTATATTAAGTGATGGGATTTATTTATCTAAAGTGGATGGTGAATCACAGATTCAGGCTGCCACTTTTCATGAATTGAAAGAGAGCTCTTGGGACTTTGTACTTCAAGCTGCCTTGGATCTGGAGGCTTGTAATAATGTCAATGCAACGGTGACTTTGGGCTCTCATTTCTACCAAAGTTATCAAATAGAAAAGCCAGTAATCCCAAAAGAAGAATGGCCTTTAGCATTGCCCTTTTTGCTAAAAGATCTTATTACAGAACGAGCGGCGGAGATTGTCGCTGATGGTGTGGAAGTTCCTCATAGTACGAAAATACAAGCATACGTGGTTACTAAACGTTTGGTTGAACAAATTCGAGATATTTTAGATAAGAATAATATACATCTTTTACATATTTTTCCTGAAGACCAAGTATGGTCACATACTCGATCCGATATACCTGCCTACATGCTTTTACATCGTTCACATAATAGTGAATTTAAAATAGGGGCTTTTGTCGAACAAAGATCTGTCTTTCAAAGAACGGTTCGAGGAATCGCGCCACCAGTTACTGCGGAATATTCAAATACAATACAGTTAGATGGTTTAGCGTTGGAATTACAACGTTCGATGGACTATTTGTCTTCGCAATTAAAGCAAGTTCAGATTAACAAATTATTTTTGTGTTGCGATGCAGAGGATGAAAATGAATTAAAGCAGGCACTTCAAGAAAGGTTGAATGTTTCTGTTGAGCCCTTACTTCAAGGTGCTGAAGCGCAAAAAAGTGGCCATGTTTTGGCTATTGAATCTTATCAGATTGGTTTGCAAGGCGTTAACCTGTATCCCAATCACCTTCAACCTAAAAAAGAAGTGTTCACTTTAGAACTGGTGGTAAGCAGTTGGATTATTATTACGGCGATCATGTTGAGTATTTATGGTTTTTATAGCTATAAAAATAATATTGCAAGCAAGCAAGTTGCGGTAGAAAAAAAACAAGTGCAACTATTATCTTCACAGGTGACAGAGTTACAGAAAAAATTGGATTTACATCAACCCTTACCTGCCAAAGTTGCTGCCGTTGATCGTTTAAAAGAAGATGTAAAAACGAAACAAGATTCACTGAAAGTTATTAATAGTTTCGATGCCAGTCTTCAAGTGGGGTACTCCGGTATTATGCATGGTCTTTCTACCATTGGTCGCAATGATATCTCGTTAACTCATATTCAAATTGATAACGATAAAATGAATGTTCAAGGTTTAGCTAAATCACCGGCGGTTGTACCTAATTGGGTTCAAAATTTTAAAACAGAAATGAATTTAGTTGGCCGTACTTTTGAAAGCTTATCTATTGGCCGTGATGAAAATGATGTGGTTATGTTTTCCTTACGTTCTCGATCGGGAGATAAGTAA
- a CDS encoding MSHA biogenesis protein MshK — MAKALLLGFLIVFSNGVLAEQDPTAPLDWMSGKSAKLNKKIYYKVPTLQSIVCEDNTECRAVVDNKIVSKGQVVNGYKVTDINRQQVALARGSKTWNLELFSQVKKN, encoded by the coding sequence GTGGCTAAAGCTTTATTACTCGGTTTTCTTATCGTATTTTCTAACGGTGTTTTGGCTGAGCAAGACCCTACAGCTCCCTTAGATTGGATGTCAGGTAAATCTGCAAAATTAAACAAGAAAATTTATTACAAAGTACCTACTTTGCAAAGCATCGTTTGTGAGGATAACACTGAGTGTCGAGCTGTGGTGGATAATAAAATAGTGAGCAAAGGGCAAGTCGTTAATGGGTATAAGGTGACGGATATTAATCGTCAACAAGTTGCTTTAGCTCGAGGTTCTAAAACATGGAATTTAGAACTCTTTTCTCAAGTCAAAAAAAACTAA